A genome region from Eurosta solidaginis isolate ZX-2024a chromosome 2, ASM4086904v1, whole genome shotgun sequence includes the following:
- the cpb gene encoding F-actin-capping protein subunit beta, with the protein MSDVQMDSALDLMRRLPPQQIEKNLIDLIDLAPDLCEDLLSSVDQPLKIAKDKEHNKDYLLCDYNRDGDSYRSPWSNTYYPPLEDGQMPSDRLRKLEIEANYAFDQYREMYYEGGVSSVYLWDLEHGFAAVVLIKKAGDGNKKIRGCWDSIHVVEVQEKPTGRTAHYKLTSTAMLWLQTNKQGSGTMNLGGSLTRQTDQDANVSESSPHIVNIGKMVEEMENKIRNTLNEIYFGKTKDIINGLRSVQPLADQRQEVAMKQDLAAAILKRNVKPESN; encoded by the exons ATG tcGGACGTACAAATGGACAGTGCGCTTGATCTCATGCGTCGCCTGCCACCccaacaaattgaaaaaaatctaaTAGATTTGATTGATTTGGCGCCGGATTTATGCGAAGACTTGCTTTCATCAGTAGATCAACCATTGAAAATCGCAAAGGACAAGGAACATAATAAAGATTACCTACTGTGCGATTACAATCGTGATGGCGATTCATATCGATCGCCATGGTCAAACACGTATTACCCACCTCTGGAAGATGGACAAATGCCATCGGATCGTTTGAGAAAATTAGAGATTGAAGCCAATTATGCTTTCGATCAATATCGCGAAATGTACTACGAAGGTGGCGTATCATCGGTATATCTATGGGATTTAGAACATGGTTTTGCTGCTGTAGTTTTAATTAAGAAAGCTGGagatggaaataaaaaaatacggGGCTGCTGGGATTCCATACACGTTGTCGAAGTGCAAGAAAAGCCAACGGGGCGTACAGCACATTACAAACTAACCTCTACAGCTATGCTGTGGTTGCAAACGAATAAACAAGGTTCGGGTACAATGAATTTGGGCGGCTCGTTAACACGCCAAACGGACCAAGATGCCAATGTAAGTGAATCGTCGCCGCATATTGTGAACATTGGCAAAATGGTGGAAGAAATGGAAAATAAAATACGTAATACGCTTAATGAAATATACTTTGGAAAAACAAAGGATATTATAAATGGTTTACGCAGCGTACAACCGTTGGCTGATCAACGGCAGGAGGTGGCCATGAAACAAGATTTGGCTGCGGCGATTCTAAAACGTAACGTTAAACCAGAATCTAATTGA